The sequence below is a genomic window from Ensifer adhaerens.
GCCGCAAGGGCCTGGTCTCGGCACTCGAAGACCCGACCAACAGAACTTTTTGGGGGTCCGAAGTCATCGATGCAGGGGTCAATGTTCCGTTTTCTCACGCGCCAGAACGGCGCGGTGAAGCTGAGCGACGGCAGGCATCTGCTGCGCATGCCACGCTATGCCGATTTTGACGAATGGTGGGCGCTGCGGCGCGAGAGCCGGTCCTTCCTGCAGCCCTGGGAGCCGACCTGGAGCGCCGACGACCTGACCGAGCGCTCCTTCCGCGCCCGCGTCAACCGGTATGAGCAGGAATATTCGGCCGGCACCGCCATCACCCTCTTCATTTTCGGCGAAAGCGACGAACTGATGGGCGGCATCACCATCGGCAACATTCGGCGCGGCGCCTCGCAATCCTGCATGATCGGATACTGGATGGGCGAGCGTTTTTCCGGCCAAGGCCACATGAAAGCCGCATTGAAGCTGACAGTCCACCACATCTTCGACCGGCTTCAGTTGCACCGCATCGAGGCAGCCTGTATCCCGGAGAACCACCGCAGCATCGGCCTGCTCGAAAGCACCGGTTTTCGCCGCGAGGGCATGCTGCGCGACTACTTGAAAATCGACGGCCGGTGGCGCGACCATGTGCTGCTGGCGCGTCTGGTCACCGACGATATTGGAAAAGACTTGATTGATGATTCCGGCCTCTATCGCGCGAACAGTCATGCGTAAGCTGCCGCTTCAGGCCCTGTTTCTGACGTTTCTCTTCGCAGTTTTCGCCCTGCAGGGCGCCGCTCCCGCATTTGCCGCGGAGCCCGTCAAGATCTCACGCGAGGACAACGCGCTCGACCTGACCAAGACCACTGAAATCTATCGCAATCAGGGCAATGTCTTTCAGGTCTCCACGGCTGCCGGCGCCGACGGTATCGTTCGACGCATCGAGGTCCGCTCGACCGACAACAAGCACCAGGGCGACTGGGCCGTATTCGCGCTCGCCAACGTTTCCGACCAGCAGCTCGACCGCGTGATCGTCGCGCCGCATTTCCGTCTGGTCAATTCGCATCTCTTCTGGCCCGATCTCGGCTCGCAGCGCATCATCTCCATCACGCCATCGGAGGGCTTCGCGCTGGATCGCGAGCCGAGTTCGGAGGCGGACGTGTTCTCGATCACGCTGAACCCCGGTGCGGTCGTGACATTCGTCGCGGAACTGGCGACACCGGACCTGCCCCAGCTTTATCTCTGGGAGCCGGATGCCTACAAGGATACGGTCAACGCGTTCACGCTCTATCGCGGCATCGTGCTCGGCATTGCGGGTCTTCTTGCGCTGATCCTGACCATTCTCTTCGTCGTCAAGGGCACGGCCATGCTGCCGGCGGCTGCGGCGCTTGCCTGGGCGGTATTGGGCTATATCTGCGTCGACTTCGGCTTTCTCGAGAAGCTGGTCAGCCTCTCCTCCGGGGACCAGCGAATATGGCGAGCGGCCACCGAGGTGGGCATGGCGGCCAGTCTCGTGCTCTTTCTCTTCTCCTATCTCAATCTCAACCGCTGGCACACGAACCTCGTCTATGCGACGCTGGCCTGGATCGGCGGGCTCGGACTTCTGGCGGGTGTGGCGGTCTATGACCCGGCGATTGCGGCGGGCGTGGCGCGGCTTTCCTTTGCGCTCACGGCGGCAGCCGGCGTTTTCCTGATCCTCTTCCTCGGGATCAAGCGCTATGACCGCGCCATTCTTCTGGTTCCCTCCTGGGCGCTGCTGGTGGCCTGGCTGGTTGCGGCCTGGATGACGGTCACGGGCCGGCTGGACAATGATATCGTGCAGCCGGCGCTGGGTGGCGGCCTCGTGCTCATCGTCCTGATGATCGGCTTTACGGTGATGCAGCATGCCTTTGCCGGCGGCGGTTTCCATAACGGGCTGTTTTCCGATCTCGAGCGACAGTCGCTGGCTCTGACCGGATCCGGCGACACGATCTGGGATTGGGACGTGGCGCGTGACCGCATCATGACCATTCCGGATATCTCGATCCATCTCGGACTTCAGCCCGGCGTGCTGCACGGGCCCGTGCGCAACTGGTTGCCGAACCTCCATCCCGACGACCGAGATCGATTCCGCGCCACGATGGACGTGCTGCTCGAACATAGACGCGGCAAGCTGAACCATGAATTCCGTGTCCGCGCGCAGGATGGACATTATCACTGGCTTGCCGTCAGGGCACGACCGGTGGTGGGCTCAACGGGCGAAGTCATCCGCTGCGTCGGCACGCTGATCGACGTGACAGAGGAGCGCAATTCGATCGAACGGCTGCTGCGCGATCCGCTGACCGACAACTTGACCGGCCTGCCCAATCGGCAGCTCTTTGTCGACCGCATCCAGTCTTTGCTCTCCATTGCAAGCGACCAGAATCCCATCCAGCCTACCGTGCTTTCGATCGGCATCGACGGCTTCAAGAGCGTCAATGACAGGCTGGGAATTGCGGCAGGCGACAATATCCTGATTGTGCTGACCCGGCGCCTGCGTCGCCTGATCAAGCCGCAAGACACGCTCTCGCGGATTTCCGGAGACCGCTTCGGGATCGTTCTGGTCTCGGAGACCGAGACGCAGAAGATCGCCGATTTCGCCGATGCGATCCTGCGCAGTATCTCGACGCCGATCGATTTCGCAAACCAGGAAATCGTGCTTTCCGCCTCGATCGGCCTCGCCTCCTGGCTCGATCAGTCGCAGGATGGCGCCGGGCTTCTGGCCGATGCGGAGCTTGCCATGATCCGCGCCAAGCGCGAGGGGGGAAACCGGGTGGAACCCTTCCGCCCGGCCTTCCGGACCGCCGGCAGCGACTCGCAGGAAATTGAGGCCGACCTGCGCCGCGCGCTGGAGCGCAAGGAACTGACGATGGTCTACCAGCCGATCGTCGACCTTGCCTCGCGCCGCATCGCCGGCTTCGAGGCGCTCATGCGCTGGGAGCATCCGCGCCGCGGCGATGTCTCGCCCAATGAATTCATTCCGGTTGCCGAAAATTGCGGGCTGATCCATCAGGTCGGTCTCTTCGCGCTCGAGCGCGCGGTGGCCGATTTCAGCCTGTGGCAGCAACTGGGCGGCGACCTGCCGATCTTCATCTCGGTCAACATGTCGAGCGCGCAGCTGATCAACAGCGGCATCTGCGACGACTTCCGCTCGGTGGTGGCGAAGAACCGCTGTCAACCGAGCCAGGTGAAGCTGGAGCTGACCGAAACCGTGCTCATGGAGAATCCGGAACAGTCGCGGATGATCCTCAACAGGCTGAAGAGCATGGGCTTCTCGCTCGCGCTCGATGATTTCGGCACCGGCTATTCCGGCCTCGGCTATCTCACCAAGCTGCCCTTCGACACGATCAAGATCGATCGCTCCCTGGTGACGAACGATACGCAGACCGGACGGACGATCCTCGTGTCGCTGCTCAACATGATCAACAAGCTGAACATGGTCGCCGTGGCCGAGGGGATCGATACCGACGAGGTCGCCGCAAGGCTCAACGAACTCGGTTGCACCTACGGCCAGAGCTATCTCTTCGGCCCGCCGATCACCGCCGACATGGCGCAACGCCTGCTGCGCGAGCGCTTCCCGCTGGTGGGCGCGAAGGCATAGCCTTCACCTCGGTTCCGGGTCTATGGCAACGGGGCATTTCCGAATGCGCATGCTTGGGTTCAAAGGCAACGTCCAACAGGCGGTGGAGTGAAGCAATCATGTTGAGCCGTCGTCTGCTGCTTTTCGCCGCCGCTGGCGCCATCACGGCGTTCCACGGATCTCGCAAGCCTGCCGTCGCGACGGAGGAAAACGACGGTCTGCTACGCCTGTGGCCGACAACCCCGCCGGGCGGCGGCGGGCCATCCGGTGCCATCACAGTGAATTCCAAAGGCGCGGTGAACAACATCGCGGTGCCGACGATCGAACGCTTTCGACCGGCCCGGCCGAATGGAGCGGCGATGCTGATTGCGGCAGGCGGCGGCTACAAGCGCATCGAGCAGACCATGGAGGCGCAGCCGGCGGCGCACTGGCTGGCGGAGCGGGGTGTTACGGCCTTCGTCCTGACGTACCGCCTGCCGGTCGAGGGCTGGGAGAATGGCCCGCTGGCGCCACTGCAGGATGCACAGCGGGCATTGCGCACGATCCGCGCCCTCGCCTCCGCAGAGGGGCTGGATCCTGCCAGGATTGGCGTTTTCGGATTTTCCGCAGGCGGCCATCTGCTTGGCCTTGCCGCCACACGCTCGGCCTTTCGATCCTATCAGCCGATCGATGCCGTGGATGAACAGGAAGCGCAGGCGGACCGCATGGTGCTCGCCTATCCGGTCATCACAGTGGAACCGCCTTACGACGACACCTCGACGCGGCGCAGCCTGATCGGTCGCCACCCCTCGCCGCACGACAGCGCCGAATGGTCGGTGCAGACCCATGTCCGACGCCACTGCCCACCGACCTTCCTCGTGCAGGCTGCAGATGATCCCATTTCGAACCCGGAAAACACGGCCATCATGCGTCAGGCTTGCGAACATGCGGGCGTGCCGGTCCAAAGGCTGCTCCTCCCGTCCGGCGGGCACGGATTTGGCATGGGCAAGCCTGGTTCGCCGACGCAAGCCTGGCCGGAAGCGTTGGAGGCCTGGCTGCGCCAGACCCGTTTCATCTAGATCGTTTCCGTGTTTCATGGAAACGCTCAAACGATCTATCTCTTTGTTTTTGCGCAATTCCGGACGCGAAGCCGATTTCCACTTTCGCTGGAATTGCTCCAGGCGCGTCCGAGCCAGGATCGGGTCTCGACCGGAAATGCCCTAAATGTGCTGCAGCACGTTGAGAAGGGTACCTGCAGGATCACGAAGATAGAAGCGTCGGACGCCCCAAGGCTCGACGGCAGGGCCGTATTCGATGGGGACGCCGGCCGCCCTTACCCGCTCCAGCACCATCTCAAGATCGTCGACCTCGATGGACATGGCCGGAACCGGCGTTCCGGAACCGCCCTCGCTCGCCACGCTCAATTGCGGCACGGCAGTTTCTCCAGATTGGGCGAAGGTGACGATCCAGCCGTGATCCATCACGAGATCGAGGCCAAAGATGTCCGAATAGAATGCTTGCGCAGTGGAGGGATCGGCAAAGCGAATGTTCGGGACGATGCGTCTGACGGTCATTGGGCTGGGGTCCTCCCTGAGGACCGCTCAGGCGTGGCCCATTTCGCTGGAAAGCCGTGACGGAGAAATGCCAAGCAGAGCCATCGCACGCTCGTATTTCGTTTCCAGGTCCCAGTCGAAAATCAGGGCCTCGCTGGCCGGGCATGTCAACCAAGCGTTCTGAGCGATCTCGTTTTCAATCTGGCCAGCGCGCCAGCCGGCATAGCCGAGCAGCATGGTCGCCCTGCTGGGACCGCGACCGGCGGAAATCGCGCGGATGATATCCTGCGTCGTGCTCAGGCACAGGTCTTCGCTCAGCGGGATCGATGAATTGCAATGGTAGTCCTCGGAATGCAGCACGAAGCCGCGACCGTTATCCACCGGCCCTCCGCTCAGGACGGGGAGCTTGGAGACCGTCAGCGGCAGCCGCTCGACGGAATCATCGCTCGCGATCTTCAGATGTACGAGAATGTCAGAGAAGGAGACGTCCTGCGGCCGGTTGATCACAAAGCCCATCGCGCCATCTTCGGAATGCGCGCAGATATAGACCACCGTTCGGACAAAATTGGGGTCAAGCATGGAGGGCATGGCGATCAGGAATTGACCGTCAAGGAACCCTTTGTCCTTTCTGTTTCCCATTCCCAACATATTCATCATGGAAGACAGCGTAGCAACTCGGTTGGAAATGAAAAGAGCGGGAGGCGATAATTTTTCGCATCCGGGGCCCGTGCCCGATCAATAGAATTTGAAGGCTCGGCTTCACATTGTGGCTGGCGCGAGCAATGCCAAGGACTTATCGGTTTTCCATGACAAAGCGATTCATCAACCTCGCAAACAGATTCATCTGCCTGGCAGCCTTGCTGGCTCCCCTTCCCGCGCTCGCAGCCAGCTCCGACTGGATCGGGACGAAGGGGGGCAAGCTGAGGCTGGTCGTGCTGCCGCCGGATGCGCAAGGCGGCATTCGCGGCTTTGTCGAGATTGCACCGGAAGACGGCTGGCATACGTATTGGAAGGTTCCGGGCAGCGGCGGCATCCCGCCCCAGGTGACGCTGAAGGACGGTGGCAATGTGCGGCTGGAGAGACTGGATTTCCCTGCGCCGCGCATTTTCGACGACGGAAACCTCCGCGACTACGGCTACGATTCCCGCGTGATGCTGCCCGTGACGCTGAAACAGGAAAAGCCGGGCGCGCCGTCGACCATCGATGCGTCGATCTTCGTCGGTCTCTGCTCAGATATCTGCGTCCCCTTTCAGGCGGACGTGTCGGTCAAGGTCGCGCCCGATGACAAGCCCAAGCCGGCGGAGACCGCCCTGGTCAATGCTGCCGACGCGCTGCTGCCGGAAGCGCCGGGCAAGGATTTCTCGGTCGACGAGGCCCGCGCGACGGAGGACGGACAAGGGGTGCTGCTGACGCTTCGCGTGCCTGCCGGTGCGGTTTCCGCAGCACCAGATCTTGTCGTCGTCGGCCCGGATGGACAGCCGTTCGGAAGGCCGAAGCAGATATCCTCGGAACCGGGGACATTCGTCGCCGAAGTCCAACCTCTGGGCGGCGCGGCAGGAGCCGTGGCCGGCAAGTCGCTCGATGTACTTGCCCTCACCGGGACCCGCGCGATGGAAACGAATGTCACGGTGAAATAGATTTCGCCGCCGAAATCTCCCCGCTAGCGAAAACCGTACTCCTCCGGACGGTCGGTCGACTTGCAATAGGGTCGGCATTCCGCTTTGATCCGCGCCAACCTCAAACCATAAGGAGAGACACCATGACCATCGAAGCAGGCAGCCAGATTCCCGACGTCACCCTGATGGAGCGTACGCCGGACGGACCGGCGAAAATCTCCTCCAAGGAGTTCTTTGACGGCAAGCGCGTCGTGATCTTCGGCGTACCCGGCGCCTTCACGCCGACCTGCTCGCTTAATCACCTGCCGGGCTATCTGGAGAACCGCGAGGCGCTTCTCGCCAAGGGCGTGGATGATATCGCCGTCATCTCCGTGAACGATCACCATGTCATGAACGCCTGGGCCAAGGCCACCGGCGCGGAAGGCAAGATCCGCTTCCTCGCAGACTGGGACGCCTCCTTTGCCAAGGCCACAGGACTTGCAAAGGACCTGAGCGCCGGCGGTCTCGGCGTTCGCTCCACGCGTTTTTCCATGCTGGTCGAAAATGGCGTGGTGAAGTTCGTTGAAGTCGAGGAGAACCCGGGTCAGGCGACGGTGTCGTCGGCCGAGGCGATGCTCGAGCGGCTGTAAGGCGTTCTCGCGCCCCTCCGATGCGAGAAGGGGTCAATAAGGCCCGATGAGGGATTTGCCGCGGCGGTCGTTCTCCCTCCCCTTTTGTGGGGAGGGGTTTTCGCGGCCAACAGCTTCAACGGTCGAGGCAAACTCTCTCTGACTGCCGCCATCTCCCCCGCGAAGGGGGAGACGGACGGAGCCGTACTCCTGCTCGGCAGTCCTTATCCAGGCATAATCTTCACGCTGAGCTTGAAAAGGCGGGTTCTCAAACTCCCAGCCGCGAGGCCGTCACCACGCTCTGGTAGAATGCTTCCACCTGCCGCGTCAGCTCTTCCGTATCGAAAAGCGGAGCCTCGTCGCGGGCGGCGATCAGGCGCTCCCGCACCTCGGACAGCCGCGCCGGATCGCGAGCAAGGCCGATGGCCATGGCCTCGAAACCGGCGAGATCATCCGCGACCAGATCACGTAAGCCAACCGCGTTCAGAAGACTTTCCGTGACGCGGCCCGCAAAGCTGGTTCCCTTGAAGCTGAGAACCGGAACGCCCGCCCAAAGGGCATCGGAGGTCGTCGTGTGGCCGTTGCAGGGGCCGGTGTCGAGTGCGAGATCGGCCTGCGGCAGACGGCGCAGATGATCAGCCATCGGCTCGAGATCGGCGAAGACCAGCCGTTCCGGCGCGATGCCGCGTTTCGCGGCAGCCGCGCGCAAGTTCGCCTGCGCCAGCGCGCCCATCGGGTAGAGCCAAAGCACCGAGCTTTCGACCGCAGACAGGATACGCATCCAGCTTTCGAAGACCGGGAGACGGATCTTGGCCGCGTGGTTGAACGCGGCGAAGACGAAGGCGTCTTCCGGAAGGCCGTGGTCGCTTCGGCGGCCCTGGCGGCTCACCCGCTCGCGGGCCGCGTCGTTGCACTGATAGGAGCCGGGAAGCCGCAGCAGCTTCTCCTGATAGTAGGGAATGCTGGTGTCCGGCGTCACGATATGATCGGTAATGGCGAACTGGATCCCCGCCCCCGTGACGGAACCCGGATAGCCAAGCCAGGTCACCTGGATGGGCGCCGCGCGGCGGCAGAAGATCCCGAGGCGTGCGCCCTGGGTGAAACCCTTGAGGTCAACGAGAACATCGATACCGAGACTGCGAACCGTCTCGGCGACTTCGGCATCCGATTTTGCGAGGATGTCCACATAGTAGTCCACCGTGTCGAGCATGCGCTCGTGCATCGCGTCCTCGCGCCGTGAAAGGGGCGTGTGGCAGAAGGCGAAGATTTCGAAGCGGTCTCGATCATGTGCCTCCAGAACACCCGCCAGCAGCGACATGGTGGCATGATCGTAGAAATCACAGGAGAGATAGCCGACGCGAATGATCTCCGGGTCCTTGCCCTCGACATTGGTGTCGAAACCAATGGCCGGCGCAACGGGCGGCAGCATGACATCGGCTGTGCGCCGCGCATAGCGTGCCAGGAGCGCCTCGTCGCCGGTCCACATCAGGGCGCGGAAGGCGTTTTCGCGAATATCGGCCGCATCGCCCTCTGCCGCGTAGGCGGTTTCAAGGCTGCTCTGGAGTGCCGCAGAGGCTTCGAGGTCGCAGACATTGGCTGCGGACCAGAAATATTCCGACAATGCCAGACGGTCGTCAGGACGCTGGGCATGCGCTGCAGAAAGCGTTGCATGGGCCTCCTCGAAGAGGCCGAGACCATTCAGGATGATGCCCGCGGACAGGCAGGCGTCGAAGTCTGTTGCCGTCCTTGCCAGTTTCAGCGCAGCATCGCGCGCCAGACCATATTCACCCATTTCACGCGCAAGCCCGCAGAGGCTCTGGAGAATATCCGGGTCGTCCGGCATGCGGGGCCAGAGAGCCGCGAGGACCCGAAACGCGAGCGGCCGTTCGCCCAAATCTTCGAAGAGGCTGGCGGCACGGAAGGCAATGTCTTTCCTGCGGTCGGAAGCCTTGTCGGCCGCTTCGGCATAAAGCCCCGCTGCCTTTCTTTTCTCACCGGCCTGTTCGAGGATCGTCGCGGACAGGAGAATGATATCGACATCACCACGGTCGTGCGAAAGCACGCGGTCGCAGGCGGCCAGCGCCAGCGCGAGATTGCCCGTGCGGTATGCCGCGAGCGCCTGTTCATAGATCTCAGACGGCAAGTCGCACGCCTCCATTGCAATTCCGCGCGAAGATAGGCGCGAGGTCTTGCGTCAGGCTTGGGCTATCTTCAGCGCTGCAAAAGACAACGCCCGGAGCTTGCGGCTCCGGGCGTATAGGTCCGACGACGTTGACTGGAGGTTCGAGCGGCGTCGGTCTGCCTCAAGGCCAGGGCGGTGTCAGGGATTACCCCGCCTTGGCCATGTCTTCCCTGATGAGAGAACGCAATACATCGATGGGCTTCAGGGACTGCCCATCGTCGAAGTGCCAGTAGGTCCAGCCGTTGCAGGCATCGAGCCCCTGCACGCGTGCACCCACCTTGTGAATGGAACCGGCTTCCGCGCCCGAAACCAGCGTGCCGTCGGCACGGACGATGGCGCTGACGCGGCGCTTGGCGTCGGAGAGGATCGTGCCCGGCTTCATGAGACCGGACTCGATCAGCGAGACGAAGGCAACGCGCGGCTCGGCCTTCTTGCCGGTCATGACGGTCAACTCGGTCGCGCCCAGCGGCTCGACGGCGGCGATGCGGGCAGACGCCGCATCGATATAGTCCTGCTCGCGTTCGATGCCGACGAAGTTGCGGCCGAGACGTTTGGCGACGGCGCCGGTCGTGCCGGTGCCGAAAAAGGGATCGAGCACGACATCGCCCGGCTTGGTGGAGGACATCAGCACGCGCGCCAGCAGCGCTTCGGGCTTCTGGGTCGGGTGGACCTTGTCGCCATCCTCGTTCTTCAGGCGCTCGCCACCATTGCAGATCGGGAAGAGCCAGTCGGAGCGCATCTGCACGTCTTCATTGGCGGCCTTCATCGCCTCGTAATTGAACGTGTAGGCCTTGGCGTTGGCATCGCGCGAGGCCCAGATCATGGTCTCATGCGCGTTCTGGAAGCGGCGACCCTTGAAATTGGGCATGGGATTCGTCTTGCGCCAGACGATGTCGTTCAAAATCCAGAAATTCAGATCCTGCATGATGGCGCCAACACGGAAAATATTATGATAGGAGCC
It includes:
- a CDS encoding ribosomal-protein-alanine N-acetyltransferase produces the protein MFRFLTRQNGAVKLSDGRHLLRMPRYADFDEWWALRRESRSFLQPWEPTWSADDLTERSFRARVNRYEQEYSAGTAITLFIFGESDELMGGITIGNIRRGASQSCMIGYWMGERFSGQGHMKAALKLTVHHIFDRLQLHRIEAACIPENHRSIGLLESTGFRREGMLRDYLKIDGRWRDHVLLARLVTDDIGKDLIDDSGLYRANSHA
- a CDS encoding PAS domain S-box-containing protein/diguanylate cyclase (GGDEF) domain-containing protein; protein product: MRKLPLQALFLTFLFAVFALQGAAPAFAAEPVKISREDNALDLTKTTEIYRNQGNVFQVSTAAGADGIVRRIEVRSTDNKHQGDWAVFALANVSDQQLDRVIVAPHFRLVNSHLFWPDLGSQRIISITPSEGFALDREPSSEADVFSITLNPGAVVTFVAELATPDLPQLYLWEPDAYKDTVNAFTLYRGIVLGIAGLLALILTILFVVKGTAMLPAAAALAWAVLGYICVDFGFLEKLVSLSSGDQRIWRAATEVGMAASLVLFLFSYLNLNRWHTNLVYATLAWIGGLGLLAGVAVYDPAIAAGVARLSFALTAAAGVFLILFLGIKRYDRAILLVPSWALLVAWLVAAWMTVTGRLDNDIVQPALGGGLVLIVLMIGFTVMQHAFAGGGFHNGLFSDLERQSLALTGSGDTIWDWDVARDRIMTIPDISIHLGLQPGVLHGPVRNWLPNLHPDDRDRFRATMDVLLEHRRGKLNHEFRVRAQDGHYHWLAVRARPVVGSTGEVIRCVGTLIDVTEERNSIERLLRDPLTDNLTGLPNRQLFVDRIQSLLSIASDQNPIQPTVLSIGIDGFKSVNDRLGIAAGDNILIVLTRRLRRLIKPQDTLSRISGDRFGIVLVSETETQKIADFADAILRSISTPIDFANQEIVLSASIGLASWLDQSQDGAGLLADAELAMIRAKREGGNRVEPFRPAFRTAGSDSQEIEADLRRALERKELTMVYQPIVDLASRRIAGFEALMRWEHPRRGDVSPNEFIPVAENCGLIHQVGLFALERAVADFSLWQQLGGDLPIFISVNMSSAQLINSGICDDFRSVVAKNRCQPSQVKLELTETVLMENPEQSRMILNRLKSMGFSLALDDFGTGYSGLGYLTKLPFDTIKIDRSLVTNDTQTGRTILVSLLNMINKLNMVAVAEGIDTDEVAARLNELGCTYGQSYLFGPPITADMAQRLLRERFPLVGAKA
- a CDS encoding Acetyl esterase/lipase, with product MLSRRLLLFAAAGAITAFHGSRKPAVATEENDGLLRLWPTTPPGGGGPSGAITVNSKGAVNNIAVPTIERFRPARPNGAAMLIAAGGGYKRIEQTMEAQPAAHWLAERGVTAFVLTYRLPVEGWENGPLAPLQDAQRALRTIRALASAEGLDPARIGVFGFSAGGHLLGLAATRSAFRSYQPIDAVDEQEAQADRMVLAYPVITVEPPYDDTSTRRSLIGRHPSPHDSAEWSVQTHVRRHCPPTFLVQAADDPISNPENTAIMRQACEHAGVPVQRLLLPSGGHGFGMGKPGSPTQAWPEALEAWLRQTRFI
- a CDS encoding putative transcriptional regulator, whose protein sequence is MMNMLGMGNRKDKGFLDGQFLIAMPSMLDPNFVRTVVYICAHSEDGAMGFVINRPQDVSFSDILVHLKIASDDSVERLPLTVSKLPVLSGGPVDNGRGFVLHSEDYHCNSSIPLSEDLCLSTTQDIIRAISAGRGPSRATMLLGYAGWRAGQIENEIAQNAWLTCPASEALIFDWDLETKYERAMALLGISPSRLSSEMGHA
- a CDS encoding Thiol-disulfide interchange protein, contains DsbC and DsbD domains, with amino-acid sequence MTKRFINLANRFICLAALLAPLPALAASSDWIGTKGGKLRLVVLPPDAQGGIRGFVEIAPEDGWHTYWKVPGSGGIPPQVTLKDGGNVRLERLDFPAPRIFDDGNLRDYGYDSRVMLPVTLKQEKPGAPSTIDASIFVGLCSDICVPFQADVSVKVAPDDKPKPAETALVNAADALLPEAPGKDFSVDEARATEDGQGVLLTLRVPAGAVSAAPDLVVVGPDGQPFGRPKQISSEPGTFVAEVQPLGGAAGAVAGKSLDVLALTGTRAMETNVTVK
- a CDS encoding Peroxiredoxin — protein: MTIEAGSQIPDVTLMERTPDGPAKISSKEFFDGKRVVIFGVPGAFTPTCSLNHLPGYLENREALLAKGVDDIAVISVNDHHVMNAWAKATGAEGKIRFLADWDASFAKATGLAKDLSAGGLGVRSTRFSMLVENGVVKFVEVEENPGQATVSSAEAMLERL
- a CDS encoding Predicted O-linked N-acetylglucosamine transferase, SPINDLY family — protein: MEACDLPSEIYEQALAAYRTGNLALALAACDRVLSHDRGDVDIILLSATILEQAGEKRKAAGLYAEAADKASDRRKDIAFRAASLFEDLGERPLAFRVLAALWPRMPDDPDILQSLCGLAREMGEYGLARDAALKLARTATDFDACLSAGIILNGLGLFEEAHATLSAAHAQRPDDRLALSEYFWSAANVCDLEASAALQSSLETAYAAEGDAADIRENAFRALMWTGDEALLARYARRTADVMLPPVAPAIGFDTNVEGKDPEIIRVGYLSCDFYDHATMSLLAGVLEAHDRDRFEIFAFCHTPLSRREDAMHERMLDTVDYYVDILAKSDAEVAETVRSLGIDVLVDLKGFTQGARLGIFCRRAAPIQVTWLGYPGSVTGAGIQFAITDHIVTPDTSIPYYQEKLLRLPGSYQCNDAARERVSRQGRRSDHGLPEDAFVFAAFNHAAKIRLPVFESWMRILSAVESSVLWLYPMGALAQANLRAAAAKRGIAPERLVFADLEPMADHLRRLPQADLALDTGPCNGHTTTSDALWAGVPVLSFKGTSFAGRVTESLLNAVGLRDLVADDLAGFEAMAIGLARDPARLSEVRERLIAARDEAPLFDTEELTRQVEAFYQSVVTASRLGV
- a CDS encoding modification methylase — encoded protein: MSAVLSLGEVSGRPESRNWLNTIIKGDCVAALEALPDKSVDVIFADPPYNLQLGGELTRPDQSKVDACDDHWDQFASFEVYDAFTRAWLLACRRVLKPNGTIWVIGSYHNIFRVGAIMQDLNFWILNDIVWRKTNPMPNFKGRRFQNAHETMIWASRDANAKAYTFNYEAMKAANEDVQMRSDWLFPICNGGERLKNEDGDKVHPTQKPEALLARVLMSSTKPGDVVLDPFFGTGTTGAVAKRLGRNFVGIEREQDYIDAASARIAAVEPLGATELTVMTGKKAEPRVAFVSLIESGLMKPGTILSDAKRRVSAIVRADGTLVSGAEAGSIHKVGARVQGLDACNGWTYWHFDDGQSLKPIDVLRSLIREDMAKAG